A window of Juglans regia cultivar Chandler chromosome 7, Walnut 2.0, whole genome shotgun sequence contains these coding sequences:
- the LOC109016372 gene encoding protein ACCELERATED CELL DEATH 6-like → MKDGEGRIALHIAAHRNNGGVTEEIISMCPDCCEVVDNKGRNALHLALMTNLSPDVALVIQDNSSLRNLLNQKDNDGNTPLHHYSISARYHDRVLNSPRVDKMVFNKKNQNAYRVLRRKEYSVVDKKKWEDIIEVQENFDFYANGRVLEVGHDEIEKLYPTEESEEEWEKKMIKEDNKAAQAHLVVAALITTVTFAAGITMPGGFVGGDDHPHPGSAVLRNSVAFKAFIITNALSLMLSSSAIFIHLIIPVLPSDDDFFRKRISFLRIAFRFLLFSMAPMVLAFVTGTYAVLAHSNIAIPICIICLSFFPILVYIYRKLWY, encoded by the exons ATGAAAGATGGAGAGGGTAGGATAGCTCTTCACATTGCAGCTCATCGCAACAACGGAGGAGTAACAGAAGAGATTATATCAATGTGTCCAGATTGTTGCGAAGTGGTTGACAATAAAGGCCGCAACGCACTACATCTCGCCCTGATGACCAACTTGAGTCCAGATGTAGCGCTAGTGATACAAGATAATTCATCTCTCCGGAATCTTTTGAATCAGAAGGACAACGACGGGAATACACCTCTCCATCACTATTCCATTTCTGCTCGTTACCACGACCGTGTCCTGAATTCTCCAAGAGTTGACAAAATGGTCTTCAACAAAAAGAACCAGAATGCTTATCGAGTCTTAAGAAGAAAAGAGTACAGTGTTGTTGATAAG aaAAAGTGGGAAGATATTATTGAAGTCcaggaaaattttgatttctatGCCAATGGGCGAGTATTAGAAGTTGGGCATGATGAAATTGAGAAACTTTATCCGACGGAGGAGAGTGAGGAGGAGTgggagaagaagatgataaagGAGGATAATAAAGCGGCTCAAGCCCATTTGGTAGTTGCTGCACTCATTACAACCGTGACCTTTGCAGCAGGCATTACCATGCCTGGGGGCTTTGTTGGTGGAGATGATCATCCACATCCAGGCTCTGCAGTTCTGAGGAATAGTGTTGCTTTCAAGgcttttatcattacaaatgcCCTATCATTGATGCTATCTAGTTCTGCTATCTTTATCCACCTTATTATTCCAGTTCTCCCTTCTGATGATGACTTCTTCCGAAAGCGCATAAGTTTTCTTCGAATAGCCTTTCGGTTCCTTCTTTTTTCCATGGCACCAATGGTTTTGGCATTCGTCACAGGAACATATGCTGTGTTAGCGCATTCAAATATTGCCATTCCCATTTGTATTATTTGCTTATCCTTCTTTCCTAtccttgtttatatatatagaaaattatgGTACTAA
- the LOC109016373 gene encoding ankyrin-1-like, whose product MDPIIYKAAAQGNLEAFEQYDHISHPLDGFLTVNQNTILHICISSILVKEKYLATGGTNQASAAKFVKDVLGKCPSLLLKANAEGDTPLHVAARYGHASIVEVLIEHKKSQHQDLESGVRVEATTEMIAKLNNKRDTTLHEAVRHNHIVVVKQLLREVGREFSFGANGAGETPLYLAAERHFPDLVSEILSTFQSPAYDGPLGRTALHAATIHGYDKENYYINLARVALSQQNYCWNLIGR is encoded by the exons ATGGATCCTATTATCTATAAAGCAGCGGCACAAGGCAACCTGGAGGCCTTTGAACAATACGATCATATCTCCCATCCACTTGATGGATTTTTGACAGTTAATCAAAATACAATCCTACATATTTGcatttcaagtattctcgttaAAGAAAAGTATCTCGCTACTGGAGGAACTAACCAAGCCTCAGCGGCAAAATTTGTGAAAGATGTACTAGGCAAGTGTCCGTCACTTTTATTGAAAGCCAATGCGGAAGGTGATACTCCGTTACATGTGGCGGCAAGGTATGGGCATGCTTCCATAGTCGAAGTCCTGATTGAACATAAAAAATCCCAACATCAAGATCTCGAAAGTGGAGTACGCGTTGAAGCTACTACGGAGATGATTGCGAAGCTGAACAATAAGAGAGACACGACCTTACATGAGGCTGTACGTCACAATCACATTGTAGTGGTAAAACAGTTACTAAGGGAGGTAGGTCGAGAATTTTCGTTTGGTGCTAATGGTGCTGGTGAGACCCCACTTTACTTGGCTGCCGAGAGACACTTTCCAGATTTGGTATCTGAAATTTTGAGCACATTCCAATCACCAGCTTATGATGGCCCCTTGGGTAGAACGGCTTTGCATGCTGCAACAATACATGGCTATGACAAAG aaaattattacattaatttaGCACGGGTAGCATTGAGCCAACAAAACTATTGCTGGAATTTGATAGGGAGGTAG